One genomic window of Etheostoma spectabile isolate EspeVRDwgs_2016 chromosome 5, UIUC_Espe_1.0, whole genome shotgun sequence includes the following:
- the ercc6l2 gene encoding DNA excision repair protein ERCC-6-like 2 isoform X2 translates to MDWAIPGCLGSLGHFKNSISDPIEQAQRHSATKRALATGRKTVRALVRKISKWFLRRTKALIKEQLPKKDDRVVYCSLTDFQQTVYQTVLDTEDVMLMLRSSEKCDCQSGRTRGRCCYDTNSEGAQMKALYFSYLAILRKVANHAALLQCTAGTSKKQEKYVGGICAKVFQKFPDFVQRCKDEAFEALSDPMYSGKMKVLQKLLKHYLQRRDKILIFSLSTKLLDVLESYCMAEGLDYNRLDGATKSKDRMQIVREFNNSTHINLCLVSTMAGGLGLNFIGANVVVLFDPTWNPANDLQAIDRAYRIGQCRDVTVLRLISLGTVEEVIYLRQVYKQQLQCSVVGKESARRYFEAVQGHGVHKGELFGIKNLFRLQTQGTCLTRKILEREGRVEAGVMTSSTHTGEEKEEETKGLSEPGDSSATIGPVTNDEPAKDNKSASKVPRGVLDFSSGSEEDEEEQGLKRKASKPSAVDGNKGANAATGPGRMSLLQHGFSRLLEMVKEKPELVEGDSSPGSESPHEEDAEGQKTERTSSGICKSSNIGNGAATITWEISSREDGENGDARRQERVSLLKHSTDALRNTKGLEITVDEESVENSSAETKKLIKLKTQVPKVRCFDGYSDESEDMDIEAKTGPKKDAFKSHCRGGDRGRERLDHNRKRECARVRRKARSKYTEDIDTFTSSSEDEHTPVKKGRSTGCHFTSPHTERSRVELPKNGQRAATTDRTERQAGMCKGVSFTSLKNQTSLASKENDGTIDSVLGGVHEVVYTHSNQRVVGGSKAEERISRAAVRDVFERKMYSQLPANHLLGTQESLTASPPDSQSCPSTARLEEPSVHQPVTYTNKSVHHTRHTAFIIGETPQAICRQQLEEMAETFKFPSVHQFAVEILRGNSTQRLAWLRRYYTALNHPDLANTVTNNFPQPDSAQTCSSLTTTSLTSTITAAKSHTHTKTPQKHVPKAKQKPKDTHKNTETKTKPETLPNNVSVPQKKSRHPQDVIPEPQTKRRYAQKNVLSPQKKQKIPQKNVLEPFNDVPSLESEEQDEPVCGARGHKRTKRGSVSSSGAFRAGGGLGLDQASSSGLGSGEAAALLNCTDRDIPSSPDLSHGRSTALSKPTTQGREQKKKSPSRTSATFQGQSETRQTSSPPVQAASTSSHRSYLTDLIGDTSILDDLFKPKPRGAQQRGTPNTPPAHSSVSVSTGFTTLPPSPSKIPLQTDSGLAGLTDSLSSPNSNKSRAHPVVSKGSRKDFWDILNEGNEESINRLTDPAEVQRVCVNTNFAARGRSGEEDSKSLWKTNEKFLWKK, encoded by the exons ATGGACTG ggCCATACCTGGTTGTCTTGGCAGCCTAGGACATTTCAAGAACAGTATTTCAGATCCGATTGAGCAAGCTCAGAGGCACAGTGCAACCAAACGTGCCCTAGCTACAGGGAGGAAGACCGTCAGAGCCCTGGTGAGGAAGATTTCCAAGTGGTTCCTCAGAAGGACTAAAGCTCTCATTAAGGAACAACTGCCTAAGAAGGATGACCGG GTGGTGTATTGCTCTCTGACAGACTTTCAGCAGACTGTGTATCAGACAGTGCTGGACACTGAAGATGTGATGTTGATGCTGAGGTCTTCAGAGAAATGTGACTGTCAAAGTGGACGCACCCGGGGAAGATGCTGCTATGAT aCAAACTCAGAAGGGGCACAAATGAAGGCGTTGTACTTTAGTTACTTGGCCATATTGAGGAAGGTTGCCAACCATGCAGCACTGCTTCAGTGCACTGCAGGCACCAGCAAGAAACAG GAAAAGTATGTGGGTGGCATCTGTGCAAAGGTATTCCAAAAGTTTCCAGACTTTGTGCAGAGATGCAAAGACGAAGCATTTGAGGCCTTATCGGACCCGATgtacagtggaaagatgaag GTTTTGCAGAAGCTGCTGAAACATTACCTGCAAAGGAGAGacaaaatacttattttttctctctcaaccAAG CTGTTAGATGTGCTGGAGAGCTACTGCATGGCAGAggggctggactacaacaggtTGGACGGAGCCACCAAATCCAAAGACCGAATGCAGATTGTCAGAGAGTTCAACAACTCCACTCACATCAACCTCTGCCTGGTTTCCACCAT GGCGGGTGGTCTTGGTCTTAACTTCATAGGGGCCAATGTGGTAGTGCTCTTTGACCCCACATGGAACCCAGCCAATGACCTGCAAGCTATTGACAG gGCATATCGTATTGGCCAGTGCAGGGATGTGACTGTTCTTAGGCTGATCTCATTGGGGACTGTAGAAGAGGTTATCTACCTTAGACAAGTTTACAAAcag CAATTGCAGTGCTCGGTTGTGGGGAAGGAGAGTGCGCGGCGGTACTTCGAGGCAGTGCAGGGGCATGGTGTCCATAAGGGGGAGCTGTTTGGGATCAAAAACCTCTTCAGGCTGCAGACCCAAGGGACATGCCTCACCCGCAAGATACTAGAG CGAGAAGGACGAGTGGAGGCCGGTGTAATGaccagcagcacacacacaggcgaagagaaagaggaggagacaaAGGGACTTAGC GAACCTGGAGATTCTTCCGCTACAATTGGCCCAGTAACGAATGATGAACCAGCCAAGGACAACAAAAGTGCATCAAAGGTCCCCAGAGGGGTGTTGGACTTCAGCAGTGGGAgtgaagaggatgaggaggagcaGGGTCTTAAGAGGAAAGCGTCAAAGCCCAGTGCAGTGGATGGCAACAAGGGTGCGAATGCTGCCACTGGTCCTGGTCGAATGAGTCTTCTCCAGCACGGTTTCTCCAGGCTCCTGGAAATGGTCAAAGAAAAACCAGAGTTGGTAGAAGGGGACAGTAGTCCAGGGTCCGAAAGCCCCCATGAGGAAGATGCGGAGGGTCAAAAGACTGAAAGGACCTCCTCTGGCATCTGCAAGAGCTCCAATATAGGAAATGGTGCGGCAACAATAACCTGGGAGATCTCTAGCAGAGAAGATGGGGAGAATGGAGATGCAAGGAGACAAGAAAGGGTGTCTCTGTTGAAACACAGTACTGATGCTTTAAGAAACACAAAGGGCCTGGAAATTACAGTAGATGAGGAGAGTGTTGAAAATTCCTCAGCAGAAACGAAGAAACTTATCAAGCTCAAAACTCAAGTTCCGAAAGTGCGCTGCTTTGATGGTTACTCCGATGAATCCGAGGATATGGACATAGAGGCAAAAACGGGGCCCAAGAAGGACGCTTTCAAATCACATTGTAGAGGAGGTGACCGTGGGAGAGAGAGGTTGGACCACAACAGAAAGAGGGAATGTGCAAGGGTTAGGCGCAAGGCCAGATCCAAATACACTGAAGACATAGACACCTTCACATCATCCTCAGAAGATGAACACACTCCTGTTAAGAAAGGGCGATCTACAGGATGTCACTTCACATCTCCACATACAGAAAGATCCCGAGTTGAGTTGCCAAAAAATGGTCAAAGAGCTGCAACAACCgacaggacagagagacaagCAGGGATGTGCAAAGGTGTTTCATTTACAAGTCTGAAAAATCAGACATCCTTGGCGTCCAAAGAAAACGATGGAACTATCGACAGTGTGCTAG GGGGTGTACACGAGGTGGTGTACACCCACTCTAACCAGCGAGTGGTGGGCGGCAGCAAAGCAGAGGAGAGGATCAGTAGAGCCGCTGTACGAGACGTGTTTGAGCGCAAGATGTACTCTCAGCTCCCGGCCAATCACCTTTTAGGAACCCAGGAG AGCCTGACAGCGAGCCCACCAGACAGTCAGTCTTGCCCATCTACTGCCAGACTTGAGGAGCCCAGTGTGCACCAGCCGGTCACTTACACCAACAAAAGTGTGCATCACACCAGACACACCGCTTTCATCATTGGAGAGACTCCCCAGGCCATATGCAG GCAGCAGCTGGAGGAAATGGCAGAAACATTCAAATTTCCCTCCGTCCATCAGTTTGCAGTGGAGATACTTAGAGGAAACTCAACCCAGAGACTGGCCTGGCTACGACGGTATTACACTGCtctgaaccacccagacctggCCAACACAGTCACAAACAACTTCCCACAACCTGATTCAGCACAGACCTGCTCCTCTTTAACTACTACCTCCTTAACATCCACCATAACGGCCGCAAAAtctcacacacataccaaaACCCCACAAAAGCATGTTCCAAAAGCTAAGCAGAAGCCTAAAGACACTCATAAGAATACTGAAACTAAAACTAAGCCTGAAACCCTGCCAAACAACGTTTCCGTACCACAGAAAAAGTCTAGACACCCACAAGATGTTATTCCCGAACCCCAGACAAAGCGTAGATACgcacaaaaaaatgttctatCACCccagaaaaagcaaaagatCCCACAAAAGAATGTCCTAGAACCCTTTAATGATGTACCGAGCCTTGAGTCCGAGGAGCAGGACGAGCCGGTCTGCGGTGCCAGAGGACATAAGAGGACAAAGAGGGGTAGTGTTTCTAGTTCTGGAGCCTTCAGAGCTGGTGGTGGTCTTGGCTTGGATCAGGCCAGCAGCAGTGGTCTGGGGTCTGGGGAGGCTGCTGCTTTGCTAAACTGCACAGACAGAGATATCCCTTCTTCTCCGGACCTCAGCCATGGCAGGTCCACCGCATTATCCAAACCCACAACACAGGGGAGGGAGCAGAAGAAAAAATCGCCTTCAAGAACCAGTGCAACTTTTCAAGGCCAGAGTGAAACACGTCAgacctcctctcctcctgtgcAGGCCGcatccacctccagtcatcgttCCTACCTCACAGATTTGATAGGAGACACCTCAATCCTCGATGATCTGTTCAAACCCAAACCCAGGGGTGCACAGCAGAGAGGCACCCCAAACACACCCCCTGCTCACTCCTCCGTGTCAGTGAGCACAGGTTTCACCACACTACCTCCATCTCCATCCAAAATCCCTCTCCAAACTGATTCTGGTTTAGCAGGCCTCACAGACTCCTTGTCCTCTCCAAACTCAAACAAATCACGTGCACACCCGGTGGTCTCAAAGGGCAGTCGCAAAGACTTCTGGGACATCTTGAATGAGGGGAATGAGGAGAGCATCAACAGGTTAACAGATCCAGCAGAAGTGCAGAGGGTTTGCGTCAACACTAACTTTGCAGCAAGAGGTAGGTCTGGAGAAGAGGACAGCAAGAGTCTCTGGAAGACTAATGAGAAGTtcctgtggaaaaaataa
- the ercc6l2 gene encoding DNA excision repair protein ERCC-6-like 2 isoform X1, whose product MMASNSAVERVTWREGDSCLAPDPRDGTLRETTIKRLTSTSHNNDTTAWVVFTDHNKDAEEEEEVEAVPVSKLMRSGLTHLTQEKPLFPGSITDTRLCVTLELSDVDGDRVPYTINRYLRDYQREGIRFIYNNYICSRGCILGDDMGLGKTVQVIGFLAAVLHKTGTRQDINNNRPQFLQSQIPSKQSKPNKVFLIVAPLSVLYNWKDELDTWGHFQCVVVHGLKKEEELARIKKGRVEIALTTYETLRLCLDQFNNIDWSAVFVDEAHKIKNPNSQITQAMKDLKCKIRVGLTGTILQNNLEELWCVMDWAIPGCLGSLGHFKNSISDPIEQAQRHSATKRALATGRKTVRALVRKISKWFLRRTKALIKEQLPKKDDRVVYCSLTDFQQTVYQTVLDTEDVMLMLRSSEKCDCQSGRTRGRCCYDTNSEGAQMKALYFSYLAILRKVANHAALLQCTAGTSKKQEKYVGGICAKVFQKFPDFVQRCKDEAFEALSDPMYSGKMKVLQKLLKHYLQRRDKILIFSLSTKLLDVLESYCMAEGLDYNRLDGATKSKDRMQIVREFNNSTHINLCLVSTMAGGLGLNFIGANVVVLFDPTWNPANDLQAIDRAYRIGQCRDVTVLRLISLGTVEEVIYLRQVYKQQLQCSVVGKESARRYFEAVQGHGVHKGELFGIKNLFRLQTQGTCLTRKILEREGRVEAGVMTSSTHTGEEKEEETKGLSEPGDSSATIGPVTNDEPAKDNKSASKVPRGVLDFSSGSEEDEEEQGLKRKASKPSAVDGNKGANAATGPGRMSLLQHGFSRLLEMVKEKPELVEGDSSPGSESPHEEDAEGQKTERTSSGICKSSNIGNGAATITWEISSREDGENGDARRQERVSLLKHSTDALRNTKGLEITVDEESVENSSAETKKLIKLKTQVPKVRCFDGYSDESEDMDIEAKTGPKKDAFKSHCRGGDRGRERLDHNRKRECARVRRKARSKYTEDIDTFTSSSEDEHTPVKKGRSTGCHFTSPHTERSRVELPKNGQRAATTDRTERQAGMCKGVSFTSLKNQTSLASKENDGTIDSVLGGVHEVVYTHSNQRVVGGSKAEERISRAAVRDVFERKMYSQLPANHLLGTQESLTASPPDSQSCPSTARLEEPSVHQPVTYTNKSVHHTRHTAFIIGETPQAICRQQLEEMAETFKFPSVHQFAVEILRGNSTQRLAWLRRYYTALNHPDLANTVTNNFPQPDSAQTCSSLTTTSLTSTITAAKSHTHTKTPQKHVPKAKQKPKDTHKNTETKTKPETLPNNVSVPQKKSRHPQDVIPEPQTKRRYAQKNVLSPQKKQKIPQKNVLEPFNDVPSLESEEQDEPVCGARGHKRTKRGSVSSSGAFRAGGGLGLDQASSSGLGSGEAAALLNCTDRDIPSSPDLSHGRSTALSKPTTQGREQKKKSPSRTSATFQGQSETRQTSSPPVQAASTSSHRSYLTDLIGDTSILDDLFKPKPRGAQQRGTPNTPPAHSSVSVSTGFTTLPPSPSKIPLQTDSGLAGLTDSLSSPNSNKSRAHPVVSKGSRKDFWDILNEGNEESINRLTDPAEVQRVCVNTNFAARGRSGEEDSKSLWKTNEKFLWKK is encoded by the exons ATGATGGCTTCAAATTCTGCAGTTGAAAGAG TAACATGGCGTGAAGGTGACAGTTGTCTGGCTCCTGACCCAAGAGATGGCACCCTGCGAGAAACCACCATTAAGAGACTGACCTCCACCTCTCATAATAATGATACTACTGCATGGGTGGTATTCACTGACCATAATAAagatgcagaagaagaagaagaagtggaagCTGTACCTGTCTCCAAACTCATGAGATCTGGCTTGACTCACCTCACCCAGGAGAAACCTTTGTTTCCCGGCAGCATCACAGACACTCGGCTATGTGTCACTTTAGAGTTGAGTGATGTTGATGGGGACAGAGTCCCCTACACTATCAACAGATACCTGAGGGATTACCAGAGAGAAGGAATTAGGTTTATATACAACAACTACATCTGTTCCAGAGGTTGTATACTGGGAGACGACATGGGCCTGGGAAAAACTGTACAG GTCATTGGTTTCCTTGCTGCTGTGTTGCACAAAACAGGCACACGGCaggacatcaacaacaacaggcCTCAGTTTCTGCAGAGTCAGATACCCTCCAAGCAAAGTAAACCCAACAAA GTGTTCCTCATTGTGGCCCCACTGTCAGTGCTTTACAACTGGAAAGATGAACTGGACACATGGGGTCACTTCCAGTGTGTGGTGGTCCACGGGctgaagaaagaggaggagttGGCTCGCATCAAAAAGGGACGCGTTGAGATCGCCCTTACTACCTATGAGACTCTGCGCCTTTGCCTGGATCAGTTTAATAA CATAGACTGGTCTGCTGTGTTTGTGGATGAGGCCCACAAGATAAAGAATCCAAACTCTCAGATCACTCAGGCCATGAAGGATCTGAAATGTAAG ATCAGAGTTGGCCTCACTGGCACCATCTTACAAAACAACCTTGAGGAGCTGTGGTGTGTCATGGACTG ggCCATACCTGGTTGTCTTGGCAGCCTAGGACATTTCAAGAACAGTATTTCAGATCCGATTGAGCAAGCTCAGAGGCACAGTGCAACCAAACGTGCCCTAGCTACAGGGAGGAAGACCGTCAGAGCCCTGGTGAGGAAGATTTCCAAGTGGTTCCTCAGAAGGACTAAAGCTCTCATTAAGGAACAACTGCCTAAGAAGGATGACCGG GTGGTGTATTGCTCTCTGACAGACTTTCAGCAGACTGTGTATCAGACAGTGCTGGACACTGAAGATGTGATGTTGATGCTGAGGTCTTCAGAGAAATGTGACTGTCAAAGTGGACGCACCCGGGGAAGATGCTGCTATGAT aCAAACTCAGAAGGGGCACAAATGAAGGCGTTGTACTTTAGTTACTTGGCCATATTGAGGAAGGTTGCCAACCATGCAGCACTGCTTCAGTGCACTGCAGGCACCAGCAAGAAACAG GAAAAGTATGTGGGTGGCATCTGTGCAAAGGTATTCCAAAAGTTTCCAGACTTTGTGCAGAGATGCAAAGACGAAGCATTTGAGGCCTTATCGGACCCGATgtacagtggaaagatgaag GTTTTGCAGAAGCTGCTGAAACATTACCTGCAAAGGAGAGacaaaatacttattttttctctctcaaccAAG CTGTTAGATGTGCTGGAGAGCTACTGCATGGCAGAggggctggactacaacaggtTGGACGGAGCCACCAAATCCAAAGACCGAATGCAGATTGTCAGAGAGTTCAACAACTCCACTCACATCAACCTCTGCCTGGTTTCCACCAT GGCGGGTGGTCTTGGTCTTAACTTCATAGGGGCCAATGTGGTAGTGCTCTTTGACCCCACATGGAACCCAGCCAATGACCTGCAAGCTATTGACAG gGCATATCGTATTGGCCAGTGCAGGGATGTGACTGTTCTTAGGCTGATCTCATTGGGGACTGTAGAAGAGGTTATCTACCTTAGACAAGTTTACAAAcag CAATTGCAGTGCTCGGTTGTGGGGAAGGAGAGTGCGCGGCGGTACTTCGAGGCAGTGCAGGGGCATGGTGTCCATAAGGGGGAGCTGTTTGGGATCAAAAACCTCTTCAGGCTGCAGACCCAAGGGACATGCCTCACCCGCAAGATACTAGAG CGAGAAGGACGAGTGGAGGCCGGTGTAATGaccagcagcacacacacaggcgaagagaaagaggaggagacaaAGGGACTTAGC GAACCTGGAGATTCTTCCGCTACAATTGGCCCAGTAACGAATGATGAACCAGCCAAGGACAACAAAAGTGCATCAAAGGTCCCCAGAGGGGTGTTGGACTTCAGCAGTGGGAgtgaagaggatgaggaggagcaGGGTCTTAAGAGGAAAGCGTCAAAGCCCAGTGCAGTGGATGGCAACAAGGGTGCGAATGCTGCCACTGGTCCTGGTCGAATGAGTCTTCTCCAGCACGGTTTCTCCAGGCTCCTGGAAATGGTCAAAGAAAAACCAGAGTTGGTAGAAGGGGACAGTAGTCCAGGGTCCGAAAGCCCCCATGAGGAAGATGCGGAGGGTCAAAAGACTGAAAGGACCTCCTCTGGCATCTGCAAGAGCTCCAATATAGGAAATGGTGCGGCAACAATAACCTGGGAGATCTCTAGCAGAGAAGATGGGGAGAATGGAGATGCAAGGAGACAAGAAAGGGTGTCTCTGTTGAAACACAGTACTGATGCTTTAAGAAACACAAAGGGCCTGGAAATTACAGTAGATGAGGAGAGTGTTGAAAATTCCTCAGCAGAAACGAAGAAACTTATCAAGCTCAAAACTCAAGTTCCGAAAGTGCGCTGCTTTGATGGTTACTCCGATGAATCCGAGGATATGGACATAGAGGCAAAAACGGGGCCCAAGAAGGACGCTTTCAAATCACATTGTAGAGGAGGTGACCGTGGGAGAGAGAGGTTGGACCACAACAGAAAGAGGGAATGTGCAAGGGTTAGGCGCAAGGCCAGATCCAAATACACTGAAGACATAGACACCTTCACATCATCCTCAGAAGATGAACACACTCCTGTTAAGAAAGGGCGATCTACAGGATGTCACTTCACATCTCCACATACAGAAAGATCCCGAGTTGAGTTGCCAAAAAATGGTCAAAGAGCTGCAACAACCgacaggacagagagacaagCAGGGATGTGCAAAGGTGTTTCATTTACAAGTCTGAAAAATCAGACATCCTTGGCGTCCAAAGAAAACGATGGAACTATCGACAGTGTGCTAG GGGGTGTACACGAGGTGGTGTACACCCACTCTAACCAGCGAGTGGTGGGCGGCAGCAAAGCAGAGGAGAGGATCAGTAGAGCCGCTGTACGAGACGTGTTTGAGCGCAAGATGTACTCTCAGCTCCCGGCCAATCACCTTTTAGGAACCCAGGAG AGCCTGACAGCGAGCCCACCAGACAGTCAGTCTTGCCCATCTACTGCCAGACTTGAGGAGCCCAGTGTGCACCAGCCGGTCACTTACACCAACAAAAGTGTGCATCACACCAGACACACCGCTTTCATCATTGGAGAGACTCCCCAGGCCATATGCAG GCAGCAGCTGGAGGAAATGGCAGAAACATTCAAATTTCCCTCCGTCCATCAGTTTGCAGTGGAGATACTTAGAGGAAACTCAACCCAGAGACTGGCCTGGCTACGACGGTATTACACTGCtctgaaccacccagacctggCCAACACAGTCACAAACAACTTCCCACAACCTGATTCAGCACAGACCTGCTCCTCTTTAACTACTACCTCCTTAACATCCACCATAACGGCCGCAAAAtctcacacacataccaaaACCCCACAAAAGCATGTTCCAAAAGCTAAGCAGAAGCCTAAAGACACTCATAAGAATACTGAAACTAAAACTAAGCCTGAAACCCTGCCAAACAACGTTTCCGTACCACAGAAAAAGTCTAGACACCCACAAGATGTTATTCCCGAACCCCAGACAAAGCGTAGATACgcacaaaaaaatgttctatCACCccagaaaaagcaaaagatCCCACAAAAGAATGTCCTAGAACCCTTTAATGATGTACCGAGCCTTGAGTCCGAGGAGCAGGACGAGCCGGTCTGCGGTGCCAGAGGACATAAGAGGACAAAGAGGGGTAGTGTTTCTAGTTCTGGAGCCTTCAGAGCTGGTGGTGGTCTTGGCTTGGATCAGGCCAGCAGCAGTGGTCTGGGGTCTGGGGAGGCTGCTGCTTTGCTAAACTGCACAGACAGAGATATCCCTTCTTCTCCGGACCTCAGCCATGGCAGGTCCACCGCATTATCCAAACCCACAACACAGGGGAGGGAGCAGAAGAAAAAATCGCCTTCAAGAACCAGTGCAACTTTTCAAGGCCAGAGTGAAACACGTCAgacctcctctcctcctgtgcAGGCCGcatccacctccagtcatcgttCCTACCTCACAGATTTGATAGGAGACACCTCAATCCTCGATGATCTGTTCAAACCCAAACCCAGGGGTGCACAGCAGAGAGGCACCCCAAACACACCCCCTGCTCACTCCTCCGTGTCAGTGAGCACAGGTTTCACCACACTACCTCCATCTCCATCCAAAATCCCTCTCCAAACTGATTCTGGTTTAGCAGGCCTCACAGACTCCTTGTCCTCTCCAAACTCAAACAAATCACGTGCACACCCGGTGGTCTCAAAGGGCAGTCGCAAAGACTTCTGGGACATCTTGAATGAGGGGAATGAGGAGAGCATCAACAGGTTAACAGATCCAGCAGAAGTGCAGAGGGTTTGCGTCAACACTAACTTTGCAGCAAGAGGTAGGTCTGGAGAAGAGGACAGCAAGAGTCTCTGGAAGACTAATGAGAAGTtcctgtggaaaaaataa